In one Arachis duranensis cultivar V14167 chromosome 9, aradu.V14167.gnm2.J7QH, whole genome shotgun sequence genomic region, the following are encoded:
- the LOC107465964 gene encoding uncharacterized protein LOC107465964, which translates to MGCFASTPKDSGGNRRRPGSIGEVSVYVPGLRIPKPVDFSQSLGDHLSKNIVERLSALRTRIVVMASQEGPTITRTKKKSATQHGGSTLADLQQALEDYLPVLLGLVKDGCHLQYKVQFVWVNQEDDAEETAMSNAWYEVLSVLHLMATLSLSQANLLLLPRTSADGYQPKVSEESRRASVDIFLKAAGYLDCAVRHVLSLMFINMLVFDSNFRRNLPVDLAEGVLRALCLQALGQGVDIQLGMAIDSTKATLAVKRRLACEMVKYWQQAQDNITNLPLGNGWGEKHRHFVKWKYVEAKAAAYYYHGMILDEGNTEKSHGMAVAALQAADEYFKESKKLCEAFNAAPPLSRNAPLWGTMKYLSEKIPKDTSNKVRINRDLYSYERIMETAPTLPDFALALKPDEYQLPQVDASWRTENVNGIQTAPNHIKV; encoded by the exons ATGGGTTGTTTCGCCTCTACTCCAAAGGATTCAGGTGGAAATAGAAGGAGGCCAGGGAGTATTGGAGAAGTTTCTGTCTATGTTCCTGGCTTAAGAATTCCTAAACCTGTTGATTTTTCACAGTCGCTCGGTGATCACTTGTCGAAAAATATAGTGGAACGCCTGTCTGCTCTTAGAACTCGTATAGTTGTAATGGCCAGCCAAGAAGGTCCTACAATCACaagaacgaaaaaaaaaagtgccACACAACATG GAGGTTCAACATTGGCAGATCTCCAGCAAGCTCTTGAAGACTACTTACCAGTACTTTTGGGATTAGTCAAAGATG GGTGCCATTTACAATATAAAGTACAATTTGTTTGGGTGAATCaggaagatgatgcagag gAAACAGCCATGTCTAATGCATGGTATGAAGTGTTGTCAGTTTTGCACTTGATGGCAACGTTATCTCTATCGCAAGCTAATTTGTTACTTCTTCCAAGAACATCTGCTGATGGTTATCAGCCAAAAGTATCAGAAG AAAGCAGACGAGCTTCGGTTGACATATTCTTAAAGGCTGCTGGGTATCTGGATTGTGCCGTTAGGCACGTTCTTTCTTTGATGTTTATTAACATGCTGGTGTTTGATTCTAATTTCAGGAGAAATCTACCAGTAGACCTCGCAGAAGGAGTTCTTCGAGCACTCTGTCTACAAGCATTGGGACAG GGTGTAGATATCCAACTTGGAATGGCAATTGATAGTACGAAAGCCACTCTTGCTGTAAAGCGTAGGCTTGCATGTGAGATGGTGAAATATTGGCAACAG GCTCAAGACAATATTACGAACCTTCCATTAGGGAATGGTTGGGGCGAAAAGCACCGTCATTTTGTGAAATGGAAGTATGTAGAGGCAAAG GCTGCAGCATACTATTATCATGGCATGATTCTTGATGAGGGAAATACAGAGAAATCTCATGGGATGGCTGTAGCTGCTTTGCAAGCAGCAGATGAGTATTTCAAAGAAAGTAAGAAGCTGTGCGAGGCATTCAATGCGGCCCCTCCATTGTCAAG AAATGCGCCACTTTGGGGTACTATGAAATATCTCTCTGAGAAGATTCCTAAAGATACTTCAAACAAGGTGCGAATCAACCGCGATCTGTACTCTTACGAAAG AATCATGGAGACAGCGCCGACATTGCCCGATTTTGCATTGGCCTTGAAACCGGATGAATATCAACTTCCTCAAGTGGATGCCTCTTGGAGAACAGAAAATGTGAATGGGATACAAACTGCACCAAACCATATCAAAGTGtga